From Halichondria panicea chromosome 12, odHalPani1.1, whole genome shotgun sequence, a single genomic window includes:
- the LOC135344863 gene encoding uncharacterized protein LOC135344863 isoform X1 gives MAKVYKEMATPSTSRECDIPGYCYDETTKRYYKLPPRHFAKLPTFNKIIPSSKPQTVYTPTSKPSHDMSLYHLVQKRQLALSDVYYQRCLFKNSMRSLQLADTAKVPANITRANQLEVNKAGNIVVLGSSNAYDEKYKVYCGCLGNSEKPVFYDTWKERHCVGFNWGADAYKFKLDYEILPDGLGDQRISADGFLGGFLHEMLEVILFESKHCALCISPYNMDTDFVYAVGNERGSVAVFYRQTTAKGKMMTCLYGAKSRQICCPIPKHVHSAIQSLAFAAEGKKLFAGTKSGVIYGWEIQNDQSHRFVKLKEREEGKVFSSVTAIQPLKDSNYIISSAFNSKLSLWDVRMGRKVLQYKGHVNNYQPCTSQLVDKDEKYLFAAGSDKCVRVWSVGDGQLLRTITPDELPPCIGDDDQYPPPLVCYTDTMGGKGYNPALIVCNHKTLAFFKL, from the exons ATGGCCAAAGTATACAAAGAGATGGCTACTCCATCCACATCTAGAG agtgtgaCATCCCTGGCTATTGCTATGACGAGACAACCAAAAGATACTACAAACTACCCCCTCGTCATTTTGCCAAACTACCCACATTCAACAAAATCATTCCATCCTCCAAACCTCAAACAGTTTATACTCCGACATCAAAGCCGTCACATGACATGTCTCTATATCACTTGGTTCAGAAAAGGCAGCTTGCCTTGAGTGATGTTTATTATCAGAG GTGTCTTTTTAAAAATTCGATGAGGTCCTTGCAACTTGCTGATACAGCCAAAGTACCCGCTAATATAACAAGAGCAAACCAGTTAGAG GTTAACAAAGCTGGTAATATCGTTGTACTCGGTTCATCAAACGCTTATGATGAAAAATATAAGGTTTATTGTGGCTGTCTGGGAAATTCTGAAAAGCCAGTTTTCTATGATACGTGGAAAGAGCGCCATTGTGTTGGTTTTAATTGG GGCGCTGATGCATACAAATTCAAACTTGACTATGAGATACTACCAGATGGGCTGGGAGATCAACG TATATCCGCTGACGGATTTCTTGGTGGATTTCTTCACGAAATGTTAGAGGTCATTTTATTTGAGTCTAAACATTGTGCTCTGTGCATTTCGCCCTACAATATGGATACGGACTTTGTGTACGCAGTGGGAAACGAACGTGGTTCTGTTGCTGTATTTTATCGTCAAACGACAGCTAAAGGAAAAATGATGACGTGCTTATATGGAGCCAAGTCACGACAAATTTGTTGCCCTATACCTAAACATGTCCATTCTGCTATTCAATCTCTGGCTTTTGCTGCTGAG GGTAAGAAGTTGTTTGCTGGTACTAAAAGTGGAGTTATTTACGGCTGGGAAATACAAAATGATCAATCTCATCGTTTTGTCAAACTAAAGGAGCGTGAAGAAGGCAAAGTGTTCTCTAGTGTGACGGCCATCCAGCCTCTCAAGGATAGCAACTACATCATCTCAAGTGCCTTCAACTCAAAG TTGAGTCTATGGGATGTGAGGATGGGAAGAAAGGTGCTCCAGTACAAAGGTCACGTCAACAACTACCAACCATGCACGAGTCAGCTGGTCGACAAAGACGAGAAGTACCTATTTGCAG ctggcaGTGACAaatgtgtgagagtgtggtcaGTTGGAGATGGACAGCTGCTACGAACCATCACTCCTGACGAACTTCCTCCATGTATAGGTGATGATGACCAGTACCCACCCCCTCTGGTCTGCTACACTGATACAATGGGAGGGAAGGGCTATAACCCAGCACTCATCGTATGCAACCACAAGACCCTGGCATTCTTCAAACTGTAA
- the LOC135344863 gene encoding uncharacterized protein LOC135344863 isoform X2, translating to MAKVYKEMATPSTSRECDIPGYCYDETTKRYYKLPPRHFAKLPTFNKIIPSSKPQTVYTPTSKPSHDMSLYHLVQKRQLALSDVYYQRCLFKNSMRSLQLADTAKVPANITRANQLEGADAYKFKLDYEILPDGLGDQRISADGFLGGFLHEMLEVILFESKHCALCISPYNMDTDFVYAVGNERGSVAVFYRQTTAKGKMMTCLYGAKSRQICCPIPKHVHSAIQSLAFAAEGKKLFAGTKSGVIYGWEIQNDQSHRFVKLKEREEGKVFSSVTAIQPLKDSNYIISSAFNSKLSLWDVRMGRKVLQYKGHVNNYQPCTSQLVDKDEKYLFAAGSDKCVRVWSVGDGQLLRTITPDELPPCIGDDDQYPPPLVCYTDTMGGKGYNPALIVCNHKTLAFFKL from the exons ATGGCCAAAGTATACAAAGAGATGGCTACTCCATCCACATCTAGAG agtgtgaCATCCCTGGCTATTGCTATGACGAGACAACCAAAAGATACTACAAACTACCCCCTCGTCATTTTGCCAAACTACCCACATTCAACAAAATCATTCCATCCTCCAAACCTCAAACAGTTTATACTCCGACATCAAAGCCGTCACATGACATGTCTCTATATCACTTGGTTCAGAAAAGGCAGCTTGCCTTGAGTGATGTTTATTATCAGAG GTGTCTTTTTAAAAATTCGATGAGGTCCTTGCAACTTGCTGATACAGCCAAAGTACCCGCTAATATAACAAGAGCAAACCAGTTAGAG GGCGCTGATGCATACAAATTCAAACTTGACTATGAGATACTACCAGATGGGCTGGGAGATCAACG TATATCCGCTGACGGATTTCTTGGTGGATTTCTTCACGAAATGTTAGAGGTCATTTTATTTGAGTCTAAACATTGTGCTCTGTGCATTTCGCCCTACAATATGGATACGGACTTTGTGTACGCAGTGGGAAACGAACGTGGTTCTGTTGCTGTATTTTATCGTCAAACGACAGCTAAAGGAAAAATGATGACGTGCTTATATGGAGCCAAGTCACGACAAATTTGTTGCCCTATACCTAAACATGTCCATTCTGCTATTCAATCTCTGGCTTTTGCTGCTGAG GGTAAGAAGTTGTTTGCTGGTACTAAAAGTGGAGTTATTTACGGCTGGGAAATACAAAATGATCAATCTCATCGTTTTGTCAAACTAAAGGAGCGTGAAGAAGGCAAAGTGTTCTCTAGTGTGACGGCCATCCAGCCTCTCAAGGATAGCAACTACATCATCTCAAGTGCCTTCAACTCAAAG TTGAGTCTATGGGATGTGAGGATGGGAAGAAAGGTGCTCCAGTACAAAGGTCACGTCAACAACTACCAACCATGCACGAGTCAGCTGGTCGACAAAGACGAGAAGTACCTATTTGCAG ctggcaGTGACAaatgtgtgagagtgtggtcaGTTGGAGATGGACAGCTGCTACGAACCATCACTCCTGACGAACTTCCTCCATGTATAGGTGATGATGACCAGTACCCACCCCCTCTGGTCTGCTACACTGATACAATGGGAGGGAAGGGCTATAACCCAGCACTCATCGTATGCAACCACAAGACCCTGGCATTCTTCAAACTGTAA